One segment of Streptomyces sp. YIM 121038 DNA contains the following:
- the pip gene encoding prolyl aminopeptidase, producing the protein MAELYPPIEPYEKGMLDVGDGNLVYWEVCGNPDGKPALVVHGGPGSGCGTGARRYFDPDRYRVVLFDQRGCGRSTPHASDPATDMRHNTTQHLIADMERLREHLGIDRWLLYGGSWGSTLILAYAETHPERVSQIVIAAVTTTRRSEIDWLYRGVGRYFPEQWERFLAGAPGTPRDGDVVAAYARLTEHPDAAVREKATADWCRWEDAVLSGETDGASNPYGDRPPVARLALVRICAHYFSHGAFLEEGALLRDAHRLAGIPGVLIHGRLDMGGPLDTAWELARAWPDAELTVVDDAGHLGTDRTRTHVLRALDRFAHGRARSRYGTQDESRPGAGEK; encoded by the coding sequence ATGGCTGAGCTGTACCCGCCGATCGAGCCGTACGAGAAGGGGATGCTCGACGTCGGTGACGGCAACCTCGTGTACTGGGAGGTCTGCGGCAACCCGGACGGCAAGCCCGCGCTCGTCGTTCACGGTGGTCCGGGGTCCGGGTGCGGGACCGGGGCGCGCCGGTACTTCGACCCGGACCGGTACCGGGTGGTCCTGTTCGACCAGCGCGGCTGCGGCCGCAGCACACCGCACGCGAGCGACCCCGCGACGGACATGCGGCACAACACCACGCAGCACCTGATCGCCGACATGGAACGGCTGCGGGAGCACCTGGGCATCGACCGCTGGCTGCTGTACGGCGGCTCGTGGGGCTCCACGCTGATCCTGGCGTACGCCGAGACGCACCCGGAGCGGGTGTCGCAGATCGTCATCGCCGCCGTCACCACCACCCGGCGCTCCGAGATCGACTGGCTCTACCGAGGGGTCGGCCGGTACTTCCCCGAGCAGTGGGAACGCTTCCTCGCCGGAGCCCCGGGCACCCCGCGAGACGGTGACGTCGTCGCGGCCTACGCGCGCCTCACGGAACACCCGGACGCCGCGGTACGGGAGAAGGCCACCGCTGACTGGTGCCGCTGGGAGGACGCGGTCCTGTCCGGGGAGACCGACGGCGCCTCCAACCCGTACGGCGACCGTCCCCCGGTCGCGCGACTCGCCCTGGTCCGCATCTGCGCGCACTACTTCTCCCACGGCGCGTTCCTGGAGGAAGGCGCGCTGCTGCGCGACGCCCATCGCCTGGCCGGTATCCCTGGCGTACTCATCCACGGCAGGCTCGACATGGGCGGACCGCTCGACACCGCGTGGGAACTCGCCCGCGCATGGCCGGACGCGGAACTGACCGTCGTCGATGACGCCGGTCACCTGGGCACCGATCGGACACGCACCCACGTACTCCGGGCCCTCGACCGATTCGCTCACGGCCGCGCCCGCTCCCGGTACGGTACCCAGGACGAGTCGAGACCAGGAGCGGGTGAGAAGTGA
- a CDS encoding TetR/AcrR family transcriptional regulator, with translation MSPRRSAAEAQATRGRILDRAAEIASEEGLDGITIGRLAEELEMSKSGVHKHFGTKETLQISTLDKAFVDFWHRVVEPALAEPPGLRRLRAVCANSVGYLEAPLLPGGCLMTAALTEYDGRPGRVRDAVAEVWSRWRDQLRADLTAAVDHGELPAEFDIDQALFEIVAAGLALNAAMQLQHDRAAADRARRAIERALDQS, from the coding sequence ATGTCACCACGCCGTTCAGCGGCCGAAGCGCAGGCCACCAGGGGCCGGATCCTCGACCGTGCCGCCGAGATCGCCTCCGAGGAGGGCCTTGACGGCATCACCATCGGCCGGCTCGCCGAGGAGCTGGAGATGAGCAAGTCCGGGGTGCACAAGCACTTCGGCACCAAGGAGACGCTGCAGATCTCCACGCTGGACAAGGCGTTCGTGGACTTCTGGCACCGGGTGGTCGAGCCCGCGCTGGCCGAGCCGCCGGGCCTGCGGCGGCTGCGCGCGGTGTGCGCCAACTCCGTGGGCTACCTGGAAGCGCCGCTGCTGCCCGGCGGCTGCCTCATGACCGCGGCGCTCACCGAGTACGACGGCCGCCCCGGACGGGTCCGCGACGCGGTGGCCGAGGTGTGGTCGCGCTGGCGGGACCAACTGCGGGCGGACCTGACCGCGGCGGTGGACCACGGCGAGCTGCCCGCCGAGTTCGACATCGACCAGGCGCTGTTCGAGATCGTCGCCGCCGGGCTCGCCCTCAACGCGGCCATGCAGCTCCAGCACGACCGGGCGGCCGCGGACCGCGCCCGCCGCGCGATCGAACGGGCCCTGGACCAGTCGTGA
- a CDS encoding MBL fold metallo-hydrolase yields the protein MRVRRLGWAGLEMEAGGERLVIDYVRDLTPLFTGWRPGEGLTVPSGKAAAALVTHLHRDHTDAAALADVLTPGAPVLRPAPGHGDDVDNVTTLLAERELVLHELAPEVVDAWAAREVGPFRVTAVPAVDGLGDPQLNWVVEADGQRVFHGGDTMFHGYWWLVARRFSPFDAVFLPANGAVVDAPHLQPPSPLPAALDPRQAAAAAEILDARYAVPIHYETEQPDKIPGYVEVSDPEKEFRTHAGRRARVLAVGEWLDLAG from the coding sequence ATGCGGGTGCGACGACTGGGCTGGGCCGGACTGGAGATGGAGGCGGGCGGTGAGCGCCTGGTGATCGACTATGTGCGGGACCTGACACCGCTGTTCACGGGGTGGAGGCCCGGCGAGGGCCTCACGGTGCCGAGCGGGAAGGCCGCCGCCGCGCTGGTCACCCACCTGCACCGGGACCACACCGATGCGGCCGCGCTCGCGGACGTGCTGACGCCGGGCGCGCCGGTGCTGCGACCGGCGCCCGGCCACGGCGACGACGTGGACAACGTGACGACGCTGTTGGCCGAGCGGGAGCTGGTCCTGCACGAACTGGCCCCCGAAGTCGTGGACGCCTGGGCCGCCCGCGAAGTCGGGCCGTTCCGCGTCACCGCGGTCCCCGCCGTCGACGGCCTCGGCGACCCGCAGCTGAACTGGGTGGTGGAGGCCGACGGGCAGCGGGTCTTCCACGGCGGCGACACGATGTTCCACGGCTACTGGTGGCTCGTCGCGCGCCGGTTCAGCCCGTTCGACGCGGTGTTCCTGCCCGCCAACGGCGCGGTGGTCGACGCACCGCACCTACAGCCGCCGAGCCCGCTGCCCGCCGCGCTGGACCCCAGGCAGGCCGCCGCGGCCGCGGAGATCCTCGACGCCCGGTACGCGGTGCCGATCCACTACGAGACCGAGCAGCCGGACAAGATCCCGGGCTACGTCGAGGTCTCCGACCCGGAGAAGGAGTTCCGCACACACGCCGGACGGCGCGCACGCGTGCTGGCGGTCGGGGAATGGCTGGACCTGGCCGGATGA
- a CDS encoding phosphotransferase — MDEVNVVVAHSERATLRVGDVFLKVDADQARVDAEVEAMSLAPVPTPEVLWRKPPVLAIAALPGTTLGRLGGPSTGSPAAWAAAGAAIRTLHDAPLPPLPGRAGRSVDALAAELDDECEVLVANGILPADLVTRNRQVAEAALRPWTPAFTHGDLQIAHVFVDGGEVTGIIDWSEAGQGDALYDLATFTLGHEEHLDDVLAGYGTDIDLDVLHAWWSLRSLLAVRWLLEHGFAPFAPGCEVDVLRSRM; from the coding sequence GACGTGTTCTTGAAGGTGGACGCCGATCAGGCGCGCGTCGACGCCGAGGTCGAGGCGATGTCCCTCGCGCCGGTCCCCACCCCCGAGGTCCTGTGGCGCAAACCGCCCGTGCTCGCGATCGCCGCGCTCCCCGGAACGACGCTGGGGCGCCTCGGCGGGCCGTCGACCGGGTCGCCCGCGGCGTGGGCCGCGGCGGGCGCCGCCATCCGCACGTTGCACGACGCGCCACTGCCACCCCTGCCGGGCCGGGCCGGACGGAGCGTTGACGCGCTGGCGGCGGAACTCGACGACGAGTGCGAGGTGCTCGTGGCGAACGGCATCCTGCCCGCCGACCTGGTCACCCGCAACCGCCAGGTCGCCGAGGCCGCGCTCCGGCCGTGGACTCCGGCGTTCACCCACGGCGACCTGCAGATCGCGCACGTCTTCGTCGACGGCGGCGAGGTCACCGGCATCATCGACTGGTCCGAGGCGGGCCAGGGTGACGCCCTGTACGACCTCGCCACCTTCACGCTGGGACACGAGGAACACCTCGACGACGTCCTCGCCGGATACGGCACCGACATCGATCTCGACGTGCTCCACGCGTGGTGGTCGTTGCGAAGCCTGCTGGCCGTTCGCTGGCTGCTCGAACACGGCTTCGCCCCCTTCGCGCCGGGCTGCGAGGTCGACGTGCTGAGGTCCCGGATGTGA